In Procambarus clarkii isolate CNS0578487 chromosome 38, FALCON_Pclarkii_2.0, whole genome shotgun sequence, the genomic window tgttttaattattatttgttttcaaagtttagtttaccccattttatttgctttttgcagtacagtactttactaataatcttgtaatagtaattggtaatgtagcacttggcctttctccttcagaatgtatgcacacattatagaaaaaagaagagaataccacacaagatggcagcgtatgtcacgggccaaaaagcgacgcctaaaagaacaggcgtcccagcatggcaaaaatgaaaatagtgatgaggttgagattcagttgttgaatcaggatcctttggccaatgttacaacaaacagcatagacgatgaccatgctgctttgtcatctaattcagaacctaatattggttgtggagccaatgaagatgcatcatctcttgaaagtcagagagagagagattggacttgggacatgattgatgagcatgacccaatatcatcagagtcagagagcagtggtgatgaggatgataaatcattatcagatgtattgttagtatgggttaataaatatggcataacacacaatgccattgataatttattaaaaaaattgagaaaacaggGACATGCTGACTTGCCAAAAACAGCTCGTTCGTTACTGAATACAGTTAAACATATACCTACTGAGACTAAATCAGGCATGATGTATATCTACTTGGGGTTAGAGGAGGAAATGTTGAAAACTTTAAGGCTGTATCCTAAATCAACAATAAGAGATTTGGCAGAAATATCTTTAATTTGCAACATTGATGGTTTGCCAATATTTAGAAGTAAAAATGAAAGTTTATGGCCTGTTCTTTgtgctatcaataatgtcaaacctatAAGAGTTTTCCCAGTAGTCCTCACATACGGAAGCTCTAAACCTAGTGATTTAGATTTTTTAAATGAATTCATTCaggatttgaaaaaaattatgcacTATGGATTTTAAAATGATGACAAAACATTGCCAGTAAAACTAAAAGGAGTCATATGTGATGCCCCAGCAAAAGCAATGGTGAAGGCAATCAAACTCCACTCTGGCTACTTTGGGTGTGATAGATGTACCCAAGAGGGTGTTTGGAATGGAAGAATGACTTATCAACAAGTGAAAAATTTACAACTCATAACAGATGAAGATTTTCGTAATCAATCTAATTCTCAACATCACCATGGTAGATCACCATTCTGTGacttaaatataaatatggtgAGTACTTTTCCCATAGACTATATGCATCAGATATGTCTTGGGGTTATGAAAAGGTTACTTCTTGCCTGGATACGAAATAAAAACGTAAAATTATGTGCTCGCCAAGTTGATGAAATTAGTCAGCGTCTAATTCAACTAACACAATTTGTGCCTATGCACTTTGCacgtaaacctcgaagtctttcagaggttgatagatggaaagcgactgaatacaggcaactccttctctacaccggtaagattgtactgaagggaatcttacccaaagaattgtatgaccatttcctgactctgagtgtagccatttctattcttgtatcacctaaattgattcagttaaattacagccaatatgcacatgatcttttgctgtactttgtgttaaaggctcgtgagctgtatggtaaggattttttagtgtacaatgtacactgcctaacacacatatcctctgatgccaaagagtttggtagtttggacagatgttcagcatttccatttgaaaattacctgcagcaggttaagaatatggttcgatcaagtaaaaaccctcttgttcaaattgcaaagaggctgaaagagatgcagcatgctcaaaggATTTATACACCAAATACAGAACATAAAATATATACCAAGGCACCAAACAATGCCTATTTGCTGAATAATGAAACTTGCTGCCAAGTTTTGGACACTGTCAGTGACACCGATGAAAATGGAGACAGCATGTTCCTTTGCAGGGTATATTCGAGAAGTATACCTCTCTTTGAGAAACCTTGTAACTCCAAATTAATTGGAGCATTTAAGGTTCTTACTAGGAATTCATCCATGAAGGTGATTCCAGCAAGAAAACTAAACCGCACAGGTATGATGATCGAGACAGAAAGCGCAAATACTTTTCTGTCAATACTACATGACTTATGACAAGTACGTATTTAAATACTGTATCCATGCTTTAATAATAGTTTGaactaatattgtaagttaatgagattcacaattttgttttttattaaagctattatcttttgaccaatatttacctgtttaaaaatcccattaccctgtatttcatgaaaattattaatattttgagagcACATTAATAGATAAAACTGTATTAAGCCTTTTAGTCCATACATGGCAGCTACTGTTTATACCAACCGAAAATCATTTACAAATGTGGCTAATCTATGATTGACATAATCAAGTAAATCTATTACCAACTTTATTCTAATTTCTTTTTTTGGAGAGAACAACCCTTAATAAGATTTTTCAATTTTGTAGATGACATCTGAAAAGCGGTATGCAGTGGTAGGCTTCAATGATCGTAGTGTGGGTATCATCTCCACAACCTGGATTAAAAAATCTGATGATGTAAGCATTACTTTGAAACTaaaaaattgcatatattgagttgctttaaaaatattccaaattagTGCTAAAATTAGCATGTAACAGTTTATTTTGACTTTTCAGGAAACCATATTGTGCTGGTGGCCACGGAGCAGGCAtacagttagtgcccaaaagcACGAAAAGCCAGACACGACAAATTGGCGAGTGCATGTCGTATCAACAATCCTATCAACAACTGGTaggtattaaatttataattattaagatttaagatacaagacacctattcattcattcaccataactttaacactgcagacaaaaacagcattataattatattttaatcacAAGATGGGTTTCCTCATAGCTACTTAAGACTTTTGTGCCCCAGTTATAAGTTCCAAATCATGTACGTTGTTTTATTAAACATCTCTTTAGGAAGCTGATTTAAGTTatttcttagtgttcactactctactaggtaacgataaatatatatctcgctgatatattactaattatattcaattattacagatgattTTGACGTTGCAAAACGAAGATGCTTAGCTGCGGAAGACACTTCAAATGTCGAAACTGAAGACGATATGGGCTATCCTCGACAACGAAAAAGGAAACCATGCTTCAAATATGAAGAAGAGAATTCCGAGAATAACAAACGTAAGCATTGATAACctactacagtaatttaaaaaaaatttgcaacttgaaaaatgccattcaatacattaaacaatttaaataatttcaggcaatcatCACTCGTCTCAATCCAAGAAGAAGTGTTCGCCATCTTCATATGAGAATACACCTTCAAAAGAAATAAGTCCTCCGCAAATACCATATTATTCTGGTATATTAAGTGAATGTAAGGATTAGtagtaaataacattaaaagttctaaattgaTATTTAACCATGCTTCCTTTGGTTATTAATGCTTTTGgtttaaaaaaaaactaaaaactgctctaaacttagttcttgctgtttttttttttttttttttttttttttaattccttctGGAAGTACTAGAAGCTTTGAGTAATTTTTATGCTTATCTGGAATTTCTGTATAGAAATATGTGtttatttctaattgtttaatattaAGCATATTATTCTTTTATGTGCATATGGGGTCTAGTGAACTTTTCCCACTTTGTCTAGCAGCTGCTTTTCACTTGTCACAGTTCAGGGAAATTTTGGTTTTCCTTTGATCTAGTCACTAGAAACAAGCAGGTTTGTTAttacttttctttttgtttgtcccttacgtgttaatt contains:
- the LOC138372352 gene encoding uncharacterized protein, producing MVKAIKLHSGYFGCDRCTQEGVWNGRMTYQQVKNLQLITDEDFRNQSNSQHHHGRSPFCDLNINMMTSEKRYAVVGFNDRSVGIISTTWIKKSDDETILCWWPRSRHTVSAQKHEKPDTTNWRVHVVSTILSTTDDFDVAKRRCLAAEDTSNVETEDDMGYPRQRKRKPCFKYEEENSENNKRKH